The window CGGGTATCCAAAAACATCGGTAAAGCAAATGATAGCATTACTTGCCCACTGGTTGCTTAATGGCGGCAAAGTAAATAAAAAGCCGACACACTTTCAGGAAAGGGAGGGTAAATACTAATGAAGACTTTAAACCCTAAATTAAAGCAATTATTGATGGATGGGGCGGTAATACCGGCCCATCCGTTAGTGCTGAACAGTCACCGCCAGTTAGATGAGTTCCGTCAGCGCAGGTTGACGCGGTATTACATGGCAAGCGGCGCGGGTGGCGTTGCCGTAGCTGTGCATACCACGCAGTTTGAGATTCGCGACCCGCAATACAATCTTTTTGAAAAAGTGCTAAGCCTTGCGGCCGATGAAATTAACCGGGCAAATTTGGACAGGCCTTTTATAAAGGTAGCCGGCATTTGCGGCTCAACGCAGCAAGCTGTTAAAGAAGCTGAAATTGCAGTAAAGTATGGTTATGATATTGGGTTATTAAGCCTTAGCGCGTTTAAAAACCATACAGAAGATGCTATTATTGAACATGTGAGAACTGTAGCTGAGATCATCCCGGTTTTTGGCTTTTATTTACAGCCAGCCGTTGGCGGCAGGTTATTAAGCTACGAGTTTTGGAAGGCATTTGCTGAGGTGCCAAATGTACAGGCTATTAAAATAGCCGCCTTTAACCGCTATCAGACCATAGACGTGGTGCGGGCGGTATGCACTTCGGGCCGCAGCCAGGATATTGCCCTGTATACAGGCAACGATGATAATATTATCCCCGATCTTTTAACTACTTATACTTTTAAAGTTGGCGATAAAACCGTATCGCGACATTTTAATGGCGGTCTATTAGGCCATTGGGCATTCTGGACGCATAGAGCTGTGGAATTATTAGCAAAAATTAAAGAACACCGGAAAGCGGGCAGCAATTTACAGGCACTGTTAACCGATGGCATTGCCGTTACCGATGTGAATGCCGCCGCATTTGACCCTCAGCATCAATTTACAGGCTGTATAAGCGGTATCCATGAGATTTTAAGACGACAGGGCTTATTAGAGGGCATATGGTGTTTAAGCGACCACGAAGCCTTGTCGCCAGGGCAAATGGAAGAGATAGACCGGGTTTACGAAAACTACCCGCACCTTAACGACGACCAGTTTGTTAAAGCGTTTTTACAGGAGGATAAAGGGTGACGGGCCCTATCATAAAACACGGTTAACGGTTTAGCGTTGGCCGATGTTTTCGTGATAGATATCCTCGAAAGGTTTGTTCTTTTGTTTCAGAAACAGGCCGGTAAACCGTTTATCAATAGGGCGCAGCAATTGAATGCACAGGCGCTTGTCCTCATCAGTAAGCTCATTTACCATCATACGCGCTACCTTTAGCACCAGGTCTTTAGCTTTTAGTAGGGTTGCCTCGCCCTTTGTCGTCAGTTTTAACCGTTTTACCCGTTTATCCTGCTCGTCTGCATATTCGCTCACCAGCCCCCGTTTCTTCATCCGGATAAGCATATTACTGCCGCTGGATAATTCCATGATATTGTTGAATATCGCTTCAGATTTTATCGGATTTTTTTGATTATAGATCGTCACCAGGATACCAAACTCCTCCATCTGGTCAAGCCCGGTGCCTTCCAGCGCTTTATTGGAATAAGCGATGTGGAACTTACCGATCCGGCGCAGCAGTATTACCAGCTGCCCGTTTAGATCGGGCCGTAGCTCACTTTCGGGTACACTTTCATTTTCAGGTTTTATGCCCTTTGCCAGTTCATGGCGGCAAAAGTCTTCAATACTTGCATCCGGATGCTGCGCCTCGTATGCGCCCCAGCGTTTTACTAACTCTACTGTTTGATTTATTACCATTTGGTAGCAAAATTATAAAAAAATGACAAAACTTATTTGTTATATACTACCAAATGGTATAATATTGCTTATTGTTTATCACCAAATGGTTTAATTATGTCAATTCCTTATCTTTTTCCTGCATTATTAATGCTGCATTTAACCGGATTAGTTTTTATGGCTGGCACCACACTGGTTGACTATCTGGCTTATTCATCGCTATGGAGATCTTTTAACCAAAACGAACGGCCGCAAGCTTTACTCGAAGTTATGAACAAGTTTCGGGGGCTTATTGGCATTGGCGCGGCCACACTTGTCCTGTCGGGCATCGGTATGATGATCTTAACCAAAGGCGTTTTTGGCGAGCAGCTTTGGTTCCGCATCAAGTTCGGCCTGGTAGTCCTGATTATCCTGAACGGGTTGCTTGTCGGGCGCCGGCAAGGCACCAAACTACGCCGGGCATTGGCCATCGGCGGACTGGTATTTACAGACGAAATACAGCATATTAAAAGCCGTCTGGGCCGTTTTCACCTGCTGCAGTTGCTGTTGTTCCTGCTTATTATTTTTTTAAGTGCTTTTAAATTCAATTAATATGGCTATGAATATATTTATTGCGGGCGCCAATGGCGGCATAGGCCGTCAGGCTGTTGAACAAGCTTTACAGGCCGGTCACATGGTGACCGCGCTGGTACGCGATCCGGCTAAGTTGCCGCTTGTACATCCAAACTTACTTATTGTACAGGGCGATGTGTTACAACCTCAAACTTTCGCGCATCATTTGCAGGGGCAGCAGGTAGTCATTTCGGCCCTGGGTGTCAGCGGGGGAAATCTATTCAGTGATAAGCCAACTATACTATATTCACAAGGGATTGCCAATCTGCTGCAGTCAATGGAACGGCATGGTGTTAAACGTATCTTTTGTATTTCCGCGTCGGCGCTGGATGTTAGTCCGGTAATTCCCTGGTATGTGCGTTTGGTAGCTAAATATATTATTCAAAAGCTGCTTAAGCACATGTATGCCGACCTTAAGCAGATGGAGAATACCGTGAAAAAAAGCGGTACCGGATGGATGATCGTCCGCCCGCCGCAATTAACAGATGGCAAGTTAACCGGGCATTACCGCACGGCTCTTAACCGCTTTTTAAAGGATTGCCTTAAAATATCACGTGCAGATGTTGCGCATTGGATAATAAATAACCTTAACAACGAAGAAGCTGTCCAGGCGACGGTAGAGATCGCTTACTGATAGAATTATGCTGGTTGAAATATTTAAAACCGATGTTGGGCAGGTACGTGTGGCTGCCCATATTGTTCAGCAATTATCTCAGCATTTTCCGGATTACCGGATCAATTTCGACCTGGAGGACTGTGACCGCATCCTGCGGATCGAATCAAGGCACACTATTATCGACAGTAAACAAATTACCAGGCTTATGGCGGGGCTGGGTTATGCCTGCACCCATTTGCTTAAATAACATCTAATACATATGGAACAAATATTTATCGACCGCTTTATAATGCCACAAAGTGCCAAAGGGGAATTTATGGAAAGAATGGCGATCAACCGCAATATGATAAAACATCTCTCGGGTTTTATTAAAGACGAGGCCTATGGCTGCACGGACGAGGCCGGCAATTTTATTTGCATCACCGTGGCTACCTGGGCCAGCGAAGCGGCGCTGAAAAATGCCAAAGCATTAGTGCAGACCGAATACCAGCGGCCGGGCTTCAACCTGCCCGCCATGCTGGAACGTCTTCATATCCGGACGGAACGGGGCCAATACAGCCTGTTAAGTGAACAATAACCGCAACGTACTGTTAAGTCCGCCCATGTAGGCGAGCTGGTCAATGGTATTATCCGCGGAATAATTTACCCTCCTGAACATTCTTATCGTTTATTTAAACAAATGATGCCTTGTCCTTTCCTCCCCGGGAATACATTTGGACAATATTAACTGGAAATACCTTGGTCTTCCATCAAAAAATTAACCCGCGCCCATACCGGGAGCGGGCTAACCTGGCAATTTATTAACCTAATATAACCGATGAGAAAATTTAATCCGCACTATGTCCTGTTGGCTGGCTTGGCCATTGCATTATCCGGCCTGGTTTCCTGCGCGTCGCCTGCGAAAAAAACTGTCGGTGCCGACACCGCCAAAAAAGTAAAATTTTTAACAGAACCGCTGATCAAAAGCATTTATACTGCTGATCCATCTGCGCATGTTTTTAATAACAAGATATACATTTATCCCTCGCATGATATTGATGCCGGGATTGCCGAAAATGATAACGGCGACCATTTTGCAATGCGCGATTATCATATCCTATCCATAGATAGCATTGGAGGTAAAGTTACCGACCACGGGGTTGGATTGGATATTAAAGATATCCCCTGGGCCGGCCGGCAGCTTTGGGCACCCGATGCCGCCTATAAAAATGGCACGTATTACCTGTATTTTCCGGTAAAGGATAAAAAAGATATCTTCCATATTGGGGTGGCTACGTCAAAAGATCCCGCAGGCCCCTTTAAAGCCGAACCACAGCCTATAGCAGGTAGTTATAGCATAGACC of the Mucilaginibacter boryungensis genome contains:
- a CDS encoding dihydrodipicolinate synthase family protein gives rise to the protein MKTLNPKLKQLLMDGAVIPAHPLVLNSHRQLDEFRQRRLTRYYMASGAGGVAVAVHTTQFEIRDPQYNLFEKVLSLAADEINRANLDRPFIKVAGICGSTQQAVKEAEIAVKYGYDIGLLSLSAFKNHTEDAIIEHVRTVAEIIPVFGFYLQPAVGGRLLSYEFWKAFAEVPNVQAIKIAAFNRYQTIDVVRAVCTSGRSQDIALYTGNDDNIIPDLLTTYTFKVGDKTVSRHFNGGLLGHWAFWTHRAVELLAKIKEHRKAGSNLQALLTDGIAVTDVNAAAFDPQHQFTGCISGIHEILRRQGLLEGIWCLSDHEALSPGQMEEIDRVYENYPHLNDDQFVKAFLQEDKG
- a CDS encoding MarR family winged helix-turn-helix transcriptional regulator; its protein translation is MVINQTVELVKRWGAYEAQHPDASIEDFCRHELAKGIKPENESVPESELRPDLNGQLVILLRRIGKFHIAYSNKALEGTGLDQMEEFGILVTIYNQKNPIKSEAIFNNIMELSSGSNMLIRMKKRGLVSEYADEQDKRVKRLKLTTKGEATLLKAKDLVLKVARMMVNELTDEDKRLCIQLLRPIDKRFTGLFLKQKNKPFEDIYHENIGQR
- a CDS encoding NAD(P)-dependent oxidoreductase, coding for MAMNIFIAGANGGIGRQAVEQALQAGHMVTALVRDPAKLPLVHPNLLIVQGDVLQPQTFAHHLQGQQVVISALGVSGGNLFSDKPTILYSQGIANLLQSMERHGVKRIFCISASALDVSPVIPWYVRLVAKYIIQKLLKHMYADLKQMENTVKKSGTGWMIVRPPQLTDGKLTGHYRTALNRFLKDCLKISRADVAHWIINNLNNEEAVQATVEIAY
- a CDS encoding antibiotic biosynthesis monooxygenase, encoding MEQIFIDRFIMPQSAKGEFMERMAINRNMIKHLSGFIKDEAYGCTDEAGNFICITVATWASEAALKNAKALVQTEYQRPGFNLPAMLERLHIRTERGQYSLLSEQ